The Streptomyces sp. NBC_01275 genome has a segment encoding these proteins:
- a CDS encoding RICIN domain-containing protein: MHRNRRSWAKAAAIGAVAALVPFTAPVVSAHAVTYSGGVMWQPPSGAPSYGSLYAHAIRLEHSTDANGTLLASFEQYSGNGMPVYRSTDSGHTWTQISTINDQANSWNDIQLEPVLYELPQAIGSFPAGTIIAAGDSMPTDNSKTKIDMYASTDHGVTWSFVSSIATGGDAVASNGHTPVWEPYFMVANNKLIAWISDQRDPAHGQKLAHFTTTDGVNWSSEVDDVTYSDYNARPGMAIVTRLGNGKYILTYEYCNAPISGCPIYYKIADNPENFGSVTGVQLVTTDGIQPKANPYVTWLPSGGPNGTIVVQAYSDQQLYKSTDDGSTWVRMFSNTVSGYSRGLLPLADGKSLLVTRGGVLTTNGTNKVTYGIDDYGGGISTGTGYKIQNELSNDVLGVPNANSGSQVVQAADNGTADHNWQFQLQSNGYYRIYNTFSQKYLAIPGGSLSSGTGAIQWTSTGGAEQDWSVRPAPAGGYTVVNRRSDLALTMATDANGQTQLLEQARQAPLTSSANQRWNLVQTAAPDFTSGQFVMANVNSGKYAEVVGSGDGTQADQYRDVNHPDQYWTFTRTGSYYTITNTFSGDLLDSAGATASGSAVVQKPASGGTSQQWSLTDTGDGKYQVVNRASRLALSVVGASTGDGALLDQESVSTASAQRWTITKIN; encoded by the coding sequence ATGCACAGGAACAGGCGATCATGGGCGAAGGCCGCCGCCATCGGCGCGGTGGCCGCCCTGGTGCCCTTCACGGCACCGGTTGTGTCCGCCCACGCCGTCACCTACAGCGGCGGCGTCATGTGGCAGCCGCCGAGCGGAGCCCCCTCCTACGGGTCGCTCTACGCGCACGCCATCCGGCTGGAGCACAGCACCGACGCCAACGGCACGCTCCTTGCGTCCTTCGAGCAGTACTCGGGCAACGGCATGCCGGTGTACCGCAGCACCGACTCGGGACACACCTGGACACAGATCTCCACGATCAACGACCAGGCCAACTCCTGGAACGACATCCAGCTCGAACCCGTGCTCTACGAACTGCCACAGGCCATCGGCTCGTTCCCGGCAGGGACGATCATCGCCGCGGGCGACTCCATGCCCACCGACAACTCCAAGACCAAGATCGACATGTATGCCAGCACCGACCACGGCGTCACCTGGTCCTTCGTCAGCTCCATCGCCACCGGCGGAGACGCCGTGGCCTCCAACGGCCACACCCCCGTGTGGGAGCCGTACTTCATGGTGGCGAACAACAAGCTGATCGCCTGGATCTCGGACCAGCGGGACCCCGCGCACGGACAGAAACTCGCCCACTTCACCACGACCGACGGCGTCAACTGGTCCTCCGAGGTCGACGACGTCACCTACTCGGACTACAACGCCCGACCCGGTATGGCGATCGTCACCCGCCTCGGCAACGGGAAGTACATCCTCACCTACGAGTACTGCAACGCGCCGATCTCGGGCTGCCCGATCTACTACAAGATCGCAGACAACCCCGAGAACTTCGGCTCGGTCACCGGAGTACAGCTCGTCACCACGGACGGTATCCAGCCCAAGGCCAATCCGTATGTCACCTGGCTGCCGAGCGGCGGCCCCAACGGCACGATCGTCGTGCAGGCGTACAGCGACCAGCAGCTGTACAAGAGCACGGACGACGGCTCGACCTGGGTGCGCATGTTCTCCAACACCGTCTCGGGCTACAGCCGCGGCCTGCTCCCGCTCGCCGACGGCAAGAGCCTTCTGGTCACCCGCGGCGGCGTACTGACCACCAACGGCACCAACAAGGTCACCTACGGCATCGACGACTACGGCGGCGGCATTTCGACGGGGACCGGCTACAAGATCCAGAACGAGCTGAGCAACGACGTCCTGGGCGTCCCCAACGCCAACTCCGGATCCCAGGTCGTCCAGGCCGCCGACAACGGGACCGCCGACCACAACTGGCAGTTCCAGCTGCAGAGCAACGGGTACTACCGCATCTACAACACCTTCAGCCAGAAGTACCTCGCCATCCCGGGCGGCTCGCTGTCCTCCGGAACAGGCGCCATCCAGTGGACGTCGACGGGCGGTGCGGAGCAGGACTGGTCGGTCCGGCCGGCACCGGCCGGCGGATACACCGTCGTCAACCGGCGCAGTGACCTGGCCCTGACCATGGCCACCGACGCGAACGGCCAGACCCAACTGCTCGAGCAGGCCAGGCAGGCCCCGCTCACGTCCTCGGCGAACCAGCGGTGGAACCTCGTCCAGACGGCGGCGCCCGACTTCACCAGCGGACAGTTCGTGATGGCCAACGTCAACAGCGGAAAGTACGCGGAGGTGGTCGGAAGCGGTGACGGAACGCAGGCCGACCAGTACCGCGATGTGAACCATCCGGATCAGTACTGGACCTTCACGCGGACCGGCTCCTACTACACGATCACGAACACGTTCTCTGGCGACCTCCTCGACTCGGCGGGAGCCACCGCCAGCGGCAGCGCGGTCGTCCAGAAGCCGGCCTCCGGCGGAACGTCCCAGCAGTGGTCACTTACCGACACCGGTGACGGTAAATACCAGGTGGTCAACCGTGCCAGCCGACTGGCCCTGTCGGTGGTCGGCGCATCGACCGGCGACGGAGCCCTGCTGGACCAGGAGTCCGTCTCGACCGCATCCGCACAGCGCTGGACGATCACCAAGATCAACTAG